In the Hordeum vulgare subsp. vulgare chromosome 7H, MorexV3_pseudomolecules_assembly, whole genome shotgun sequence genome, one interval contains:
- the LOC123412767 gene encoding replication factor C subunit 1 → MSSDIRKWFMKPHDKNAGAAKPSAAGAAAGAPKKPVLSIPEKAAPSSVPGNQDASARRKTSKYFAPKTEKDADVAEKSSSKRKLQKSSEDLENDIKPSAANKVLKDEEDDDDDFVSPLKKKTPVKPPPLKKLKAASNDDDQDERMDEDAETPSKSAGRGRGRGRGGRGAGAAHGKTTSHDDDGGDDRMDEDAKTPSKAAGRGRGRGRGRVGRGGGTAHGKTTTGLDDEGEEDRMDEDDKTPSKAAARGRGGRGAGATPGGRGRGGGGRGFMNFGERKDPPHKGEKEVPEGAPDCLAGLTFVISGTLDSLEREEAGDLIKRYGGRVTGSISKKTSYLLADEDIGGVKSNKAKDLGVPFLTEDGLFDMIRKSKPAKAPVNKHEGNSNSEKLQKSQTKSSPVKAERRAVDQVGAMGKSTPSKSNKESNSTNNQKVKVVDRGSLQWTEKYRPKVPNDIVGNQSMVKQLHDWLKSWEGQFLHSGQKGKGKKQVDGGAKKAVLLSGPPGIGKTTTAKVVSQMLGLQAIEVNASDSRGKADSKIEKGVGGSTSNSIKELISNATLNYSDNRTKKPKAVLIMDEVDGMSAGDRGGVADLIASIKISKIPIVCICNDRYSQKLKSLVNYCLLLNFRKPTKQQMGKRLMEIARKEGIQAQENAMEELAERVHGDIRMALNHLQYMSLSQSVVKYDDIRLRLNSSSKDEDISPFTAVDKLFGFNGGRLRMDERIDLSMSDPDLVPLIIQENYINYRPSAVGKDDSGVKRMNYLARAAESIADGDIVNVQIRRYRQWQLSQAACLASSIVPAALMHGNREVLEAGERNFNRFGGWLGKYSTTSKNKRLLEDVHSHILASQQANLDREALRLDYLTLLLRQLTDPLKTMPKEEAVQKVVEFMDTYSLSQEDFDTLVELSKFKGHPNPMDGIQPAVKSALTKAYKQGSSSRVVRSADLINIPGMKKTLKKRVAAILEPLDDSLPEETGVASAEGDEEELSETENDDELVPGDSKPKLDLQSDNKKGIQVQLNLKSNGTSSSAKKAPARSKTLGSAGKAVGGPGGKRKK, encoded by the exons ATG TCGTCGGACATCAGGAAATGGTTCATGAAGCCGCACGACAAGAATGCCGGTGCGGCCAAGCCCTctgccgccggcgccgccgcgggGGCGCCCAAGAAGCCCGTGCTCAGCATCCCCGAGAAGGCCGCGCCATCTTCG GTGCCTGGTAATCAAGATGCTTCAGCTAGAAGGAAGACAAGCAAGTACTTTGCacccaaaacagaaaaagatgcAGATGTTGCTGAGAAGAGTTCGTCTAAAAGAAAACTTCAGAAAAGCAGCGAGGACCTCGAGAATGACATCAAGCCTTCCGCAGCAAACAAAGTCCTTaaggatgaagaagatgatgacgatgactttgTGTCGCCTTTGAAAAAGAAAACTCCAGTGAAGCCACCACCATTGAAGAAGTTGAAGGCTGCATCTAATGATGATGACCAGGACGAAAGGATGGATGAAGATGCTGAGACCCCTTCCAAATCAGCTGGAAGGGGaagaggaaggggaaggggagGAAGAGGAGCAGGGGCAGCCCATGGAAAGACTACTAgtcatgatgatgatggtggggATGACAGGATGGATGAAGATGCTAAGACCCCTTCCAAAGCAGCTGGAAGGGGaagaggaaggggaaggggaagggttggaagaggaggaggaacggCTCATGGAAAGACTActactggtcttgatgatgaGGGTGAGGAGGATAGGATGGATGAAGACGACAAGACCCCTTCCAAAGCAGCTGCAAGGGGAAGAGGAGGCAGAGGAGCAGGAGCTACTCCTGGGGGAAGAGGTAGAGGAGGTGGTGGGAGAGGTTTCATGAATTTTGGTGAAAGGAAGGATCCCCCCCACAAAGGGGAGAAG GAAGTCCCAGAGGGTGCCCCTGACTGTTTAGCTGGTCTGACATTTGTCATAAGTGGTACCCTTGACAG TCTTGAACGGGAGGAAGCGGGTGATCTAATAAAGCGTTACGGGGGCCGTGTTACCGGTTCAATTAGTAAAAAGACG AGTTACCTAttggctgatgaagatattggggGAGTGAAATCTAATAAAGCAAAAGATCTGGG CGTCCCGTTCTTGACTGAAGATGGCTTATTTGATATGATCCGGAAATCAAAGCCTGCAAAGGCTCCTGTAAACAAACATGAAGGTAACAGCAATTCAGAAAAGCTACAGAAGTCACAGACGAAGAGCTCTCCAGTTAAAGCTGAAAGAAGAG CTGTCGATCAAGTCGGTGCCATGGGCAAGAGTACTCCCTCAAAGAGTAACAAAGAAAGCAACTCCACTAACAACCAAAAGGTCAAGGTTGTTGACCGCGGTTCTTTGCAATGGACAGAGAAATATCGGCCGAAAGTTCCAAACGACATAGTTGGCAACCAATCAATG GTTAAACAACTTCATGATTGGTTGAAAAGTTGGGAGGGTCAATTCCTTCATTCTGGCCAAAAGGGCAAAGGAAAGAAGCAGGTCGATGGTGGAGCTAAAAAAGCTGTATTGCTGAGTGGACCTCCAGGTATTGGTAAGACTACAACTGCAAAAGTTGTTAGTCAGATGCTTGGATTGCAGGCCATTGAG GTTAATGCAAGTGATAGCCGTGGTAAAGCAGACTCCAAGATCGAGAAAGGTGTTGGGGGGAGCACATCAAATTCTATCAAAGAGCTTATCAGCAATGCTACTCTCAATTATAGTGACAACCG GACAAAGAAGCCTAAGGCTGTACTCATCATGGATGAAGTTGACGGTATGTCTGCTGGTGATAGAGGTGGAGTTGCTGATCTTATTGCCAGCATCAAGATATCCAAAATTCCTATAGTTTGCATTTGTAACGATCGTTATAGCCAGAAGCTGAAGAGCCTTGTAAATTACTGTTTGCTACTCAACTTCAGGAAACCAACAAAGCAGCAG ATGGGTAAGAGGTTGATGGAGATTGCCAGAAAAGAAGGTATTCAAGCTCAAGAG AATGCAATGGAAGAGCTTGCAGAGAGAGTACATGGGGATATTCGCATGGCACTCAACCATTTGCAATACATGAGTCTCTCCCAGTCTGTGGTCAAATATGATGATATAAGGTTGCGTCTTAATAGTAGCTCAAAAGATGAAGATATCTCTCCCTTCACGGCTGTGGACAA GCTATTCGGTTTCAATGGTGGGAGACTAAGGATGGATGAGAGAATCGACTTGAGCATGAGCGATCCTGATTTAGTTCCCCTTATTATCCAG GAAAATTATATCAATTATCGGCCTAGTGCTGTTGGGAAGGATGACAGTGGAGTTAAAAGAATGAATTATCTTGCCCGTGCCGCTGAGTCTATAGCGGACGGTGATATTGTTAATGTGCAAATAAGAAGATATCGACAGTGGCAGCTGTCCCAAGCTGCTTGTTTGGCTTCATCAATAgtacc TGCTGCTTTGATGCATGGAAATAGAGAAGTCCTTGAAGCA GGTGAACGAAACTTTAATAGGTTTGGTGGATGGTTGGGCAAGTACTCAACTACTAGCAAAAATAAAAGGCTACTGGAAGATGTCCATAGTCATATTCTTGCATCACAGCAAGCTAATTTGGATAG GGAGGCGTTGAGGCTCGATTATCTCACTCTTCTCTTGAGACAGTTGACTGACCCACTGAAGACAATGCCTAAG GAGGAAGCTGTTCAAAAGGTGGTTGAGTTTATGGATACCTACTCTTTAAGCCAGGAAGACTTTGACACGCTTGTTGAATTATCTAAATTCAAG GGCCATCCAAATCCTATGGATGGTATTCAACCAGCTGTTAAAAGTGCCTTGACGAAGGCATACAAACAAGGAAGTAGCTCTCGTGTTGTTCGATCAGCAGATCTAATAAATATCCCTGGCATGAAAAAAACTTTAAAGAAACGAGTGGCAGCAATCCTGGAGCCATTGGATGACAGTTTGCCTGAAGAAACTGGAGTAGCATCTGCAGAAGGTGATGAAGAGGAATTGTCTGAAACAGAAAATGATG ATGAACTTGTGCCTGGTGACTCGAAGCCAAAACTGGACCTGCAGAGTGATAATAAGAAAG GAATTCAAGTGCAGCTCAACCtgaagagcaatggcaccagctcGAGCGCAAAGAAGGCGCCAGCAAGATCAAAAACTCTTGGGTCTGCAGGGAAGGCCGTCGGAGGCCCAGGCGGGAAGCGGAAGAAGTAG